A genomic stretch from Anoplopoma fimbria isolate UVic2021 breed Golden Eagle Sablefish chromosome 8, Afim_UVic_2022, whole genome shotgun sequence includes:
- the tcf3b gene encoding transcription factor 3b isoform X1, with translation MNEQQQRMAAVGTDKELNDLLDFSAMFAPPVANGKNRTMTLASSQFGGSAIDERSGSGSWGPAEQNSPSFSQGRGYGEGPHYNEHEGLSSPFISAGVAGKNERPPYPPFGSQPGFLPNDIAMPSPDAMSPSGLKSGPQFYPSYPNNPRRRPPDGGIETQPKKIRKPPGLPSSVYASTSGDEYARDNGGYPGAKPGAVYPFYMQEDPWSSSGYSAMLGNSPHIGQPGSFSAINPQDRMKRHPLPLSPQNYPLHGSEVNGFHSAPTTYNHTPAINGEGIMANRGTTAGSSGDEIGKALASIYPSDHNSNNFSSAPSTPGSPQAIAGAQSQWQRPTTPNYEGQPHALQNKLEDRLEEAIHVLRSHAVGQGLEGAPDIHSLLSSVHNGGLGGLSPAFPNASLALSNRHLAMQGGKHEEPTGLPPSSTLLHGHHASGPTPPVGQPEGFTSLPGGLARSTHSSSSSEIIKREDKEDDENSSVADKSDDEKKESKAARLRRKEALTLQMLSSLSDQKDDLDEEDDEDLPPEVKMEREKERRVANNARERLRVRDINEAFKELGRMVQLHLSHDKPQTKLLILHQAVNVILNLEQQVRERNLNPKAACLKRREEEKVSGVVGEAAMQLSGGHPSMGGDGHNPVGHM, from the exons ATGAACGAACAGCAGCAAAGAATGGCTGCAGTGGGGACTGACAAGGAACTCAACGACCTCCTGGATTTCAGTGCG ATGTTCGCGCCACCAGTAGCCAATGGGAAGAACAGGACAATGACACTCGCCAGCAGTCAGTTTGGGGGATCAG CAATAGACGAGCGCAGCGGCTCTGGGTCTTGGGGCCCAGCAGAACAGAACAGCCCCTCTTTCAGCCAAGGACGG GGCTACGGCGAAGGACCTCACTACAATGAGCATGAAGGCTTGTCCTCTCCGTTTATCAGTGCAGGGGTTGCAG GTAAAAATGAGAGGCCACCATACCCTCCCTTTGGAAGCCAG CCTGGTTTTCTTCCCAACGACATAGCGATGCCCAGCCCAGATGCCATGTCCCCCTCTGGCCTGAAATCTGGCCCCCAGTTTTACCCGTCATACCCCAACAACCCAAGGAGAAGGCCGCCTGATGGAGGCATAG AAACCCAGCCAAAGAAGATTCGGAAACCCCCTGGCCTGCCGTCCTCG GTGTACGCTTCCACATCTGGTGATGAGTATGCAAGAGACAATGGAGGATATCCTGGTGCTAAGCCTGGAGCTGTCTACCCTTTCTATATGCAAG aaGACCCCTGGTCGTCTTCTGGCTACTCTGCCATGCTGGGTAACTCTCCTCACATTGGACAGCCGGGCTCCTTCTCTGCAATTAACCCACAGGACAGGATG AAGCGTCACCCCCTGCCTCTGTCCCCACAGAACTATCCTCTGCACGGCAGCGAAGTCAACGGCTTCCACTCAGCCCCCACCACCTACAACCACACTCCCGCCATCAACGGAGAAGGCATCATGg CCAACCGAGGCACCACAGCTGGCAGTTCAGGAGATGAAATTGGGAAGGCTCTTGCCTCA ATTTACCCGTCGGACCACAACAGTAATAACTTCTCCTCCGCTCCATCTACTCCTGGATCTCCTCAGGCTATTGCAG gagctCAGTCTCAGTGGCAAAGACCAACCACACCCAACTATGAAGGGCAACCACACGCACTG CAGAATAAACTGGAGGACCGTTTGGAGGAGGCCATCCATGTACTGCGTAGCCACGCTGTGGGTCAGGGTCTAGAGGGCGCCCCCGACATTCACAGCCTGCTGTCCTCAGTACACAACGGGGGCCTTGGGGGTCTCTCTCCAGCTTTCCCAAATGCAAGCCTTGCCCTCAGCAACAGACATCTTGCTATG CAGGGAGGGAAACACGAGGAGCCCACAGGCCTTCCTCCCAGCAGCACTCTTCTGCACGGTCATCACGCATCCGGACCCACACCACCAGTTGGCCAACCGGAAGGCTTCACAA GTCTCCCTGGTGGTTTGGCCCGCTCCACGCACTCCTCCAGCAGCTCAGAGATCATCAAAAGAGAAGATAAAGAGGATGATGAAAACTCATCTGTTGCAGACAAATCTGATGACGAAAAGAAGGAATCCAAGGCAGCACGCCTCCGACG AAAGGAGGCGTTGACCCTCCAGATGCTCTCTAGCCTTTCAGACCAGAAAGATGA TCTAGACGAAGAAGATGACGAGGACCTTCCCCCTGAGGTGAAGATGGAACGTGAGAAGGAACGGCGAGTGGCTAACAATGCCCGCGAGCGTCTCAGAGTACGGGACATCAACGAGGCATTTAAGGAGCTTGGGAGGATGGTCCAGCTGCACCTCAGCCATGACAAACCTCAGACCAAACTTCTCATACTACACCAAGCTGTCAATGTCATCCTTAATTTAGAACAGCAAGTCAGAG AGCGTAACCTTAACCCCAAGGCAGCGTGTTTAAAACGCcgtgaggaggagaaggtgtcTGGGGTGGTGGGCGAAGCAGCCATGCAGCTCTCAGGAGGCCATCCTAGTATGGGAGGAGACGGCCACAACCCAGTTGGCCACATGTAA
- the tcf3b gene encoding transcription factor 3b isoform X3 has translation MNEQQQRMAAVGTDKELNDLLDFSAMFAPPVANGKNRTMTLASSQFGGSAIDERSGSGSWGPAEQNSPSFSQGRGYGEGPHYNEHEGLSSPFISAGVAGKNERPPYPPFGSQPGFLPNDIAMPSPDAMSPSGLKSGPQFYPSYPNNPRRRPPDGGIETQPKKIRKPPGLPSSVYASTSGDEYARDNGGYPGAKPGAVYPFYMQEDPWSSSGYSAMLGNSPHIGQPGSFSAINPQDRMKRHPLPLSPQNYPLHGSEVNGFHSAPTTYNHTPAINGEGIMANRGTTAGSSGDEIGKALASIYPSDHNSNNFSSAPSTPGSPQAIAGAQSQWQRPTTPNYEGQPHALQNKLEDRLEEAIHVLRSHAVGQGLEGAPDIHSLLSSVHNGGLGGLSPAFPNASLALSNRHLAMGGKHEEPTGLPPSSTLLHGHHASGPTPPVGQPEGFTSLPGGLARSTHSSSSSEIIKREDKEDDENSSVADKSDDEKKESKAARLRRKEALTLQMLSSLSDQKDDLDEEDDEDLPPEVKMEREKERRVANNARERLRVRDINEAFKELGRMVQLHLSHDKPQTKLLILHQAVNVILNLEQQVRERNLNPKAACLKRREEEKVSGVVGEAAMQLSGGHPSMGGDGHNPVGHM, from the exons ATGAACGAACAGCAGCAAAGAATGGCTGCAGTGGGGACTGACAAGGAACTCAACGACCTCCTGGATTTCAGTGCG ATGTTCGCGCCACCAGTAGCCAATGGGAAGAACAGGACAATGACACTCGCCAGCAGTCAGTTTGGGGGATCAG CAATAGACGAGCGCAGCGGCTCTGGGTCTTGGGGCCCAGCAGAACAGAACAGCCCCTCTTTCAGCCAAGGACGG GGCTACGGCGAAGGACCTCACTACAATGAGCATGAAGGCTTGTCCTCTCCGTTTATCAGTGCAGGGGTTGCAG GTAAAAATGAGAGGCCACCATACCCTCCCTTTGGAAGCCAG CCTGGTTTTCTTCCCAACGACATAGCGATGCCCAGCCCAGATGCCATGTCCCCCTCTGGCCTGAAATCTGGCCCCCAGTTTTACCCGTCATACCCCAACAACCCAAGGAGAAGGCCGCCTGATGGAGGCATAG AAACCCAGCCAAAGAAGATTCGGAAACCCCCTGGCCTGCCGTCCTCG GTGTACGCTTCCACATCTGGTGATGAGTATGCAAGAGACAATGGAGGATATCCTGGTGCTAAGCCTGGAGCTGTCTACCCTTTCTATATGCAAG aaGACCCCTGGTCGTCTTCTGGCTACTCTGCCATGCTGGGTAACTCTCCTCACATTGGACAGCCGGGCTCCTTCTCTGCAATTAACCCACAGGACAGGATG AAGCGTCACCCCCTGCCTCTGTCCCCACAGAACTATCCTCTGCACGGCAGCGAAGTCAACGGCTTCCACTCAGCCCCCACCACCTACAACCACACTCCCGCCATCAACGGAGAAGGCATCATGg CCAACCGAGGCACCACAGCTGGCAGTTCAGGAGATGAAATTGGGAAGGCTCTTGCCTCA ATTTACCCGTCGGACCACAACAGTAATAACTTCTCCTCCGCTCCATCTACTCCTGGATCTCCTCAGGCTATTGCAG gagctCAGTCTCAGTGGCAAAGACCAACCACACCCAACTATGAAGGGCAACCACACGCACTG CAGAATAAACTGGAGGACCGTTTGGAGGAGGCCATCCATGTACTGCGTAGCCACGCTGTGGGTCAGGGTCTAGAGGGCGCCCCCGACATTCACAGCCTGCTGTCCTCAGTACACAACGGGGGCCTTGGGGGTCTCTCTCCAGCTTTCCCAAATGCAAGCCTTGCCCTCAGCAACAGACATCTTGCTATG GGAGGGAAACACGAGGAGCCCACAGGCCTTCCTCCCAGCAGCACTCTTCTGCACGGTCATCACGCATCCGGACCCACACCACCAGTTGGCCAACCGGAAGGCTTCACAA GTCTCCCTGGTGGTTTGGCCCGCTCCACGCACTCCTCCAGCAGCTCAGAGATCATCAAAAGAGAAGATAAAGAGGATGATGAAAACTCATCTGTTGCAGACAAATCTGATGACGAAAAGAAGGAATCCAAGGCAGCACGCCTCCGACG AAAGGAGGCGTTGACCCTCCAGATGCTCTCTAGCCTTTCAGACCAGAAAGATGA TCTAGACGAAGAAGATGACGAGGACCTTCCCCCTGAGGTGAAGATGGAACGTGAGAAGGAACGGCGAGTGGCTAACAATGCCCGCGAGCGTCTCAGAGTACGGGACATCAACGAGGCATTTAAGGAGCTTGGGAGGATGGTCCAGCTGCACCTCAGCCATGACAAACCTCAGACCAAACTTCTCATACTACACCAAGCTGTCAATGTCATCCTTAATTTAGAACAGCAAGTCAGAG AGCGTAACCTTAACCCCAAGGCAGCGTGTTTAAAACGCcgtgaggaggagaaggtgtcTGGGGTGGTGGGCGAAGCAGCCATGCAGCTCTCAGGAGGCCATCCTAGTATGGGAGGAGACGGCCACAACCCAGTTGGCCACATGTAA
- the tcf3b gene encoding transcription factor 3b isoform X2: protein MNEQQQRMAAVGTDKELNDLLDFSAMFAPPVANGKNRTMTLASSQFGGSAIDERSGSGSWGPAEQNSPSFSQGRGYGEGPHYNEHEGLSSPFISAGVAGKNERPPYPPFGSQPGFLPNDIAMPSPDAMSPSGLKSGPQFYPSYPNNPRRRPPDGGIETQPKKIRKPPGLPSSVYASTSGDEYARDNGGYPGAKPGAVYPFYMQEDPWSSSGYSAMLGNSPHIGQPGSFSAINPQDRMKRHPLPLSPQNYPLHGSEVNGFHSAPTTYNHTPAINGEGIMANRGTTAGSSGDEIGKALASIYPSDHNSNNFSSAPSTPGSPQAIAGAQSQWQRPTTPNYEGQPHALNKLEDRLEEAIHVLRSHAVGQGLEGAPDIHSLLSSVHNGGLGGLSPAFPNASLALSNRHLAMQGGKHEEPTGLPPSSTLLHGHHASGPTPPVGQPEGFTSLPGGLARSTHSSSSSEIIKREDKEDDENSSVADKSDDEKKESKAARLRRKEALTLQMLSSLSDQKDDLDEEDDEDLPPEVKMEREKERRVANNARERLRVRDINEAFKELGRMVQLHLSHDKPQTKLLILHQAVNVILNLEQQVRERNLNPKAACLKRREEEKVSGVVGEAAMQLSGGHPSMGGDGHNPVGHM, encoded by the exons ATGAACGAACAGCAGCAAAGAATGGCTGCAGTGGGGACTGACAAGGAACTCAACGACCTCCTGGATTTCAGTGCG ATGTTCGCGCCACCAGTAGCCAATGGGAAGAACAGGACAATGACACTCGCCAGCAGTCAGTTTGGGGGATCAG CAATAGACGAGCGCAGCGGCTCTGGGTCTTGGGGCCCAGCAGAACAGAACAGCCCCTCTTTCAGCCAAGGACGG GGCTACGGCGAAGGACCTCACTACAATGAGCATGAAGGCTTGTCCTCTCCGTTTATCAGTGCAGGGGTTGCAG GTAAAAATGAGAGGCCACCATACCCTCCCTTTGGAAGCCAG CCTGGTTTTCTTCCCAACGACATAGCGATGCCCAGCCCAGATGCCATGTCCCCCTCTGGCCTGAAATCTGGCCCCCAGTTTTACCCGTCATACCCCAACAACCCAAGGAGAAGGCCGCCTGATGGAGGCATAG AAACCCAGCCAAAGAAGATTCGGAAACCCCCTGGCCTGCCGTCCTCG GTGTACGCTTCCACATCTGGTGATGAGTATGCAAGAGACAATGGAGGATATCCTGGTGCTAAGCCTGGAGCTGTCTACCCTTTCTATATGCAAG aaGACCCCTGGTCGTCTTCTGGCTACTCTGCCATGCTGGGTAACTCTCCTCACATTGGACAGCCGGGCTCCTTCTCTGCAATTAACCCACAGGACAGGATG AAGCGTCACCCCCTGCCTCTGTCCCCACAGAACTATCCTCTGCACGGCAGCGAAGTCAACGGCTTCCACTCAGCCCCCACCACCTACAACCACACTCCCGCCATCAACGGAGAAGGCATCATGg CCAACCGAGGCACCACAGCTGGCAGTTCAGGAGATGAAATTGGGAAGGCTCTTGCCTCA ATTTACCCGTCGGACCACAACAGTAATAACTTCTCCTCCGCTCCATCTACTCCTGGATCTCCTCAGGCTATTGCAG gagctCAGTCTCAGTGGCAAAGACCAACCACACCCAACTATGAAGGGCAACCACACGCACTG AATAAACTGGAGGACCGTTTGGAGGAGGCCATCCATGTACTGCGTAGCCACGCTGTGGGTCAGGGTCTAGAGGGCGCCCCCGACATTCACAGCCTGCTGTCCTCAGTACACAACGGGGGCCTTGGGGGTCTCTCTCCAGCTTTCCCAAATGCAAGCCTTGCCCTCAGCAACAGACATCTTGCTATG CAGGGAGGGAAACACGAGGAGCCCACAGGCCTTCCTCCCAGCAGCACTCTTCTGCACGGTCATCACGCATCCGGACCCACACCACCAGTTGGCCAACCGGAAGGCTTCACAA GTCTCCCTGGTGGTTTGGCCCGCTCCACGCACTCCTCCAGCAGCTCAGAGATCATCAAAAGAGAAGATAAAGAGGATGATGAAAACTCATCTGTTGCAGACAAATCTGATGACGAAAAGAAGGAATCCAAGGCAGCACGCCTCCGACG AAAGGAGGCGTTGACCCTCCAGATGCTCTCTAGCCTTTCAGACCAGAAAGATGA TCTAGACGAAGAAGATGACGAGGACCTTCCCCCTGAGGTGAAGATGGAACGTGAGAAGGAACGGCGAGTGGCTAACAATGCCCGCGAGCGTCTCAGAGTACGGGACATCAACGAGGCATTTAAGGAGCTTGGGAGGATGGTCCAGCTGCACCTCAGCCATGACAAACCTCAGACCAAACTTCTCATACTACACCAAGCTGTCAATGTCATCCTTAATTTAGAACAGCAAGTCAGAG AGCGTAACCTTAACCCCAAGGCAGCGTGTTTAAAACGCcgtgaggaggagaaggtgtcTGGGGTGGTGGGCGAAGCAGCCATGCAGCTCTCAGGAGGCCATCCTAGTATGGGAGGAGACGGCCACAACCCAGTTGGCCACATGTAA
- the tcf3b gene encoding transcription factor 3b isoform X4 produces the protein MNEQQQRMAAVGTDKELNDLLDFSAMFAPPVANGKNRTMTLASSQFGGSAIDERSGSGSWGPAEQNSPSFSQGRGYGEGPHYNEHEGLSSPFISAGVAGKNERPPYPPFGSQPGFLPNDIAMPSPDAMSPSGLKSGPQFYPSYPNNPRRRPPDGGIETQPKKIRKPPGLPSSVYASTSGDEYARDNGGYPGAKPGAVYPFYMQEDPWSSSGYSAMLGNSPHIGQPGSFSAINPQDRMNYPLHGSEVNGFHSAPTTYNHTPAINGEGIMANRGTTAGSSGDEIGKALASIYPSDHNSNNFSSAPSTPGSPQAIAGAQSQWQRPTTPNYEGQPHALQNKLEDRLEEAIHVLRSHAVGQGLEGAPDIHSLLSSVHNGGLGGLSPAFPNASLALSNRHLAMQGGKHEEPTGLPPSSTLLHGHHASGPTPPVGQPEGFTSLPGGLARSTHSSSSSEIIKREDKEDDENSSVADKSDDEKKESKAARLRRKEALTLQMLSSLSDQKDDLDEEDDEDLPPEVKMEREKERRVANNARERLRVRDINEAFKELGRMVQLHLSHDKPQTKLLILHQAVNVILNLEQQVRERNLNPKAACLKRREEEKVSGVVGEAAMQLSGGHPSMGGDGHNPVGHM, from the exons ATGAACGAACAGCAGCAAAGAATGGCTGCAGTGGGGACTGACAAGGAACTCAACGACCTCCTGGATTTCAGTGCG ATGTTCGCGCCACCAGTAGCCAATGGGAAGAACAGGACAATGACACTCGCCAGCAGTCAGTTTGGGGGATCAG CAATAGACGAGCGCAGCGGCTCTGGGTCTTGGGGCCCAGCAGAACAGAACAGCCCCTCTTTCAGCCAAGGACGG GGCTACGGCGAAGGACCTCACTACAATGAGCATGAAGGCTTGTCCTCTCCGTTTATCAGTGCAGGGGTTGCAG GTAAAAATGAGAGGCCACCATACCCTCCCTTTGGAAGCCAG CCTGGTTTTCTTCCCAACGACATAGCGATGCCCAGCCCAGATGCCATGTCCCCCTCTGGCCTGAAATCTGGCCCCCAGTTTTACCCGTCATACCCCAACAACCCAAGGAGAAGGCCGCCTGATGGAGGCATAG AAACCCAGCCAAAGAAGATTCGGAAACCCCCTGGCCTGCCGTCCTCG GTGTACGCTTCCACATCTGGTGATGAGTATGCAAGAGACAATGGAGGATATCCTGGTGCTAAGCCTGGAGCTGTCTACCCTTTCTATATGCAAG aaGACCCCTGGTCGTCTTCTGGCTACTCTGCCATGCTGGGTAACTCTCCTCACATTGGACAGCCGGGCTCCTTCTCTGCAATTAACCCACAGGACAGGATG AACTATCCTCTGCACGGCAGCGAAGTCAACGGCTTCCACTCAGCCCCCACCACCTACAACCACACTCCCGCCATCAACGGAGAAGGCATCATGg CCAACCGAGGCACCACAGCTGGCAGTTCAGGAGATGAAATTGGGAAGGCTCTTGCCTCA ATTTACCCGTCGGACCACAACAGTAATAACTTCTCCTCCGCTCCATCTACTCCTGGATCTCCTCAGGCTATTGCAG gagctCAGTCTCAGTGGCAAAGACCAACCACACCCAACTATGAAGGGCAACCACACGCACTG CAGAATAAACTGGAGGACCGTTTGGAGGAGGCCATCCATGTACTGCGTAGCCACGCTGTGGGTCAGGGTCTAGAGGGCGCCCCCGACATTCACAGCCTGCTGTCCTCAGTACACAACGGGGGCCTTGGGGGTCTCTCTCCAGCTTTCCCAAATGCAAGCCTTGCCCTCAGCAACAGACATCTTGCTATG CAGGGAGGGAAACACGAGGAGCCCACAGGCCTTCCTCCCAGCAGCACTCTTCTGCACGGTCATCACGCATCCGGACCCACACCACCAGTTGGCCAACCGGAAGGCTTCACAA GTCTCCCTGGTGGTTTGGCCCGCTCCACGCACTCCTCCAGCAGCTCAGAGATCATCAAAAGAGAAGATAAAGAGGATGATGAAAACTCATCTGTTGCAGACAAATCTGATGACGAAAAGAAGGAATCCAAGGCAGCACGCCTCCGACG AAAGGAGGCGTTGACCCTCCAGATGCTCTCTAGCCTTTCAGACCAGAAAGATGA TCTAGACGAAGAAGATGACGAGGACCTTCCCCCTGAGGTGAAGATGGAACGTGAGAAGGAACGGCGAGTGGCTAACAATGCCCGCGAGCGTCTCAGAGTACGGGACATCAACGAGGCATTTAAGGAGCTTGGGAGGATGGTCCAGCTGCACCTCAGCCATGACAAACCTCAGACCAAACTTCTCATACTACACCAAGCTGTCAATGTCATCCTTAATTTAGAACAGCAAGTCAGAG AGCGTAACCTTAACCCCAAGGCAGCGTGTTTAAAACGCcgtgaggaggagaaggtgtcTGGGGTGGTGGGCGAAGCAGCCATGCAGCTCTCAGGAGGCCATCCTAGTATGGGAGGAGACGGCCACAACCCAGTTGGCCACATGTAA
- the tcf3b gene encoding transcription factor 3b isoform X5, producing the protein MFAPPVANGKNRTMTLASSQFGGSAIDERSGSGSWGPAEQNSPSFSQGRGYGEGPHYNEHEGLSSPFISAGVAGKNERPPYPPFGSQPGFLPNDIAMPSPDAMSPSGLKSGPQFYPSYPNNPRRRPPDGGIETQPKKIRKPPGLPSSVYASTSGDEYARDNGGYPGAKPGAVYPFYMQEDPWSSSGYSAMLGNSPHIGQPGSFSAINPQDRMKRHPLPLSPQNYPLHGSEVNGFHSAPTTYNHTPAINGEGIMANRGTTAGSSGDEIGKALASIYPSDHNSNNFSSAPSTPGSPQAIAGAQSQWQRPTTPNYEGQPHALQNKLEDRLEEAIHVLRSHAVGQGLEGAPDIHSLLSSVHNGGLGGLSPAFPNASLALSNRHLAMQGGKHEEPTGLPPSSTLLHGHHASGPTPPVGQPEGFTSLPGGLARSTHSSSSSEIIKREDKEDDENSSVADKSDDEKKESKAARLRRKEALTLQMLSSLSDQKDDLDEEDDEDLPPEVKMEREKERRVANNARERLRVRDINEAFKELGRMVQLHLSHDKPQTKLLILHQAVNVILNLEQQVRERNLNPKAACLKRREEEKVSGVVGEAAMQLSGGHPSMGGDGHNPVGHM; encoded by the exons ATGTTCGCGCCACCAGTAGCCAATGGGAAGAACAGGACAATGACACTCGCCAGCAGTCAGTTTGGGGGATCAG CAATAGACGAGCGCAGCGGCTCTGGGTCTTGGGGCCCAGCAGAACAGAACAGCCCCTCTTTCAGCCAAGGACGG GGCTACGGCGAAGGACCTCACTACAATGAGCATGAAGGCTTGTCCTCTCCGTTTATCAGTGCAGGGGTTGCAG GTAAAAATGAGAGGCCACCATACCCTCCCTTTGGAAGCCAG CCTGGTTTTCTTCCCAACGACATAGCGATGCCCAGCCCAGATGCCATGTCCCCCTCTGGCCTGAAATCTGGCCCCCAGTTTTACCCGTCATACCCCAACAACCCAAGGAGAAGGCCGCCTGATGGAGGCATAG AAACCCAGCCAAAGAAGATTCGGAAACCCCCTGGCCTGCCGTCCTCG GTGTACGCTTCCACATCTGGTGATGAGTATGCAAGAGACAATGGAGGATATCCTGGTGCTAAGCCTGGAGCTGTCTACCCTTTCTATATGCAAG aaGACCCCTGGTCGTCTTCTGGCTACTCTGCCATGCTGGGTAACTCTCCTCACATTGGACAGCCGGGCTCCTTCTCTGCAATTAACCCACAGGACAGGATG AAGCGTCACCCCCTGCCTCTGTCCCCACAGAACTATCCTCTGCACGGCAGCGAAGTCAACGGCTTCCACTCAGCCCCCACCACCTACAACCACACTCCCGCCATCAACGGAGAAGGCATCATGg CCAACCGAGGCACCACAGCTGGCAGTTCAGGAGATGAAATTGGGAAGGCTCTTGCCTCA ATTTACCCGTCGGACCACAACAGTAATAACTTCTCCTCCGCTCCATCTACTCCTGGATCTCCTCAGGCTATTGCAG gagctCAGTCTCAGTGGCAAAGACCAACCACACCCAACTATGAAGGGCAACCACACGCACTG CAGAATAAACTGGAGGACCGTTTGGAGGAGGCCATCCATGTACTGCGTAGCCACGCTGTGGGTCAGGGTCTAGAGGGCGCCCCCGACATTCACAGCCTGCTGTCCTCAGTACACAACGGGGGCCTTGGGGGTCTCTCTCCAGCTTTCCCAAATGCAAGCCTTGCCCTCAGCAACAGACATCTTGCTATG CAGGGAGGGAAACACGAGGAGCCCACAGGCCTTCCTCCCAGCAGCACTCTTCTGCACGGTCATCACGCATCCGGACCCACACCACCAGTTGGCCAACCGGAAGGCTTCACAA GTCTCCCTGGTGGTTTGGCCCGCTCCACGCACTCCTCCAGCAGCTCAGAGATCATCAAAAGAGAAGATAAAGAGGATGATGAAAACTCATCTGTTGCAGACAAATCTGATGACGAAAAGAAGGAATCCAAGGCAGCACGCCTCCGACG AAAGGAGGCGTTGACCCTCCAGATGCTCTCTAGCCTTTCAGACCAGAAAGATGA TCTAGACGAAGAAGATGACGAGGACCTTCCCCCTGAGGTGAAGATGGAACGTGAGAAGGAACGGCGAGTGGCTAACAATGCCCGCGAGCGTCTCAGAGTACGGGACATCAACGAGGCATTTAAGGAGCTTGGGAGGATGGTCCAGCTGCACCTCAGCCATGACAAACCTCAGACCAAACTTCTCATACTACACCAAGCTGTCAATGTCATCCTTAATTTAGAACAGCAAGTCAGAG AGCGTAACCTTAACCCCAAGGCAGCGTGTTTAAAACGCcgtgaggaggagaaggtgtcTGGGGTGGTGGGCGAAGCAGCCATGCAGCTCTCAGGAGGCCATCCTAGTATGGGAGGAGACGGCCACAACCCAGTTGGCCACATGTAA